GCCAGTGCAGAAGGCAAAGTGAAGCCGATCCAAGAAGCGATTCCACCAAGCAGTCCGCCGCGCATCATGCCGATGGAAATCCCGACTTGGCTGCTCGCAGGTCCCGGGAGGAACTGGCATAGAGCTACCAGATCGGCATAGCTTTTTTCATCCAGCCATTTTCTCCGTTTCACATACTCTTCGCGAAAATACCCCAAATGGGCGATAGGCCCGCCAAAGGATGTAAGCCCGAGCTTCGTAGATGCTCCGAGAATTTCGAGAATCGCACCTTTTTTCTGCTTTCTTATTGAAGATTTAGATTGCGATGTTCCCTTTGTTTGTTTGGTCATCTCTAATTCTCGACCTCATCTCAAAAGATTATGGAATTTATGTATTGCTCCTGTGAATTATAGAGCAATACTATTCCGTGATTGTTAAGTGGAGTCATCTGTTTTGTAAAAACATTGTTATCATTCTTTGAATTGTTCTTTGAGTTCCTTATACGCGGATTCTAAAAAAGGATGTACAACTTTAAGATTACTTTTATTGTCAAATAAGTATTTGATGTAGGCGTATGAAGCAGCGTCTATGGATTCTTTTAATGAATGTTCAATTCTTTTTATGTATGGAGGAGTACCATCTTGGTCCCACTCGATTTTATCTGCAACAAATAATACCTTGTCGATCTTTGAAGCATTCGATTTTAGCGTTGTGTGGCAGGTAATAGCACTTATAATCTCATCATCATGTACATTAAATATTTCTGTAGCCATTACTCCAGATATTTTTTGATGAATGATCATAGGAAAAATCTCTTCTTCTTTCAATATTTCTAATCCCAAAGCTTTTGCTACATCAATTCGCTCAGAGTTTGGAAAAATTGCACTAACATCATGAAGATATCCAGCCATTTTTGCTTTGTATGGGTCGACGCCATAGATTTTGGCCAGTTGCTCTGCTTTTTCTCCTACTTTTAAACAGTGCTCCGCTGTTTTTGGATGTCCATTTACTATCAGAAAATGATAAAAGTCAGTTTCAACATCTCCGGTCATTGAGATATTCAACATAAATTCATCGAATATTGAATTCATATCTTCGCACCCTCTTTTGTCTCAAAATTAATATAAAAATCCCCCATCCAGCACATGTGAGGGGCAATGAAGTCCTCTGGTGTATTGCTGGATGAGGGAAAAGAGTGGCTATAAAGCCTGTAACATTTCGCTAAAAAGGAGATTTTGTACTATTAACTATTCTCCAAAATTGTGTTCAGCGTCGTACGGTCAAGACCTTTGACGAGCTTGGTCAACAATTCTTTAGCAGCAGCGTAATCATCCGTGTGAATGATGGATGACGAGGTATGGATGTAGCGGGAGCAAATCCCGATGACCGTTGAAGGTACGCCGCTGCCGCTCAGGTGGACTTGACCGGCATCTGTTCCGCCTGGGGAGACGAAATATTGATATTTGATCTTATTCGTATCTGCCGTGTCCTGAATATATTCGACCATGCCACGATGGGTGAGCATCGTTGGATCGTAAATCCGCAGTAAGGCGCCTCCGCCTAGCTGTCCGAACGCTTTCTTGTCTCCGGTCGTGTCGTTGGCCGCACTGGCGTCGAGACCGAAGAAAATGTCAGGCTGGATCATATTGGCGGAAGTCCGTGCTCCGCGCAGACCCAACTCCTCTTGAACTGTAGTACCGCAGTATAATGTGTTCGGCAATTTCTCCTTATGTAGAGCCTCCATTAACTCGATTGCCAAACCTACACCGTAACGGTTATCCCAGGCTTTGGCCATGATTTTCTTCGGATTGACCATCGGTGTAAATTCGCAGATTGGTACGATTTGCTGGCCTGGGCGAACCCCTGCCGCTTCTGCCTGCTCACGACTGTCTGCACCAATATCCAGATACATCGTCTTCAGGTCCACCGGCTTGCTGCGATCCGCTTCACTTAGCAGGTGAGTTGGTGTTGAGCCGACGACACCGATAATTCTGCCCTGCGGCGTAATAATGTGCAGTCGCTGTGCCAATACGGCCTGGCTCCACCAGCCTCCAAGTGGTTGGAAGGAGACCATCCCGTGATCGCTAATTCCCGTAGTCATGAAGCCGACCTCATCTAAATGTCCAGCTACCATCACTTTAGGGCCGTTATCGTCTCCGCGCAGTACCCCAAATATACTACCCAGCCGATCCTGCAGAAATTCTGTGGTATAGGCTGACATCTTCTCTTTTACAAAGGCACGCAGTTCACGTTCAAAGCCCGGTGCCGAAGGAAATTCGGTAAGTTGCTTAAATAACTCCAGCGTTTTAGTATCCATTTCGTATCTCTCCTTGCAGATGATTTAAATGTGAAGTCCGCTTCCTGATTTACTTCATGATCCATCGCGGACTTGTTGAACAACCTCTTTTAGTGCGCGTTTAAAAAGTCCTACTTTCAGCACCGAGAAGGTTGGATGAAGCTAGGGACTGAGGAGCGGAGCGTACGTAGTTTGTACGTGAGCACCGGAAGGCCCGGCTGAATTCAAGATTCGATGTTGATTAAGCTACCCGTGCTACTTCGTGATCAAAGGGGGACTTTTTAAACAACCTCTTTAAGTATGTACCATCTTGTTAGTATTGTCTATTTGCATACGGGATAAGCCCAAGACTAGGCGAATATCGCACATGGGAAGTGTCTGGAGCATATACTGCCAAAAAGTTGATGAAATAATTGGGAGGCTAACGAAGATGGAGCGTTACTCCAAGGACTGGATCGTAATTTTCCTGCTCTTTATTCTACTCGTCATTCTTTTGCTGTATTTGTAGAAGCAGAAGGTCGGTCTAACTTTTTGCACACATATCAGACAAACAGTGTTTCTCAGGAAACTGGGGGACACTGTTTTTTGCTGTTCAGCGGATATGGATGATTTACCAAACATAACAAGTCGCTGTGTGGCAAATAATGAATATGCAGTGTGAGGAGAGGAATCAATTCGCAAGAAGGAGGGACAATAGTGCCAACGAAGACAAAATCAGGCGCCCGATTCAGGTTGAACTCCATCTCGTTGACTGAAGAGGACTATAAGCAAATTGCTGATTCCCATAAGCCGAAGACGAATATCTTCAAGAACTGCTTAAAGGCCTTTCTGGTTGGAGGCTTCATCTGCTTCATCGGTCAGTGCATTCAGCAGCTCTTCATGACCTTTGCCGGGATGTCCGCGAAGCAAGCAAGCAGCCCAACCGTTGCTGTATTGATCATCATATCCGTTATTCTGACATCGCTTGGTGTATACGATAAGATCGCACAATGGGCAGGCGCCGGTTCAGCCGTTCCGGTTACCGGATTTGCCAACTCGATGTGTTCCTCGGCGATTGAATCAAAGGCGGAAGGCCTGGTACTCGGCGTAGGTGCCAATATGTTCAAATTAGCTGGATCCGTCATTGTATTCGGTGTGGTAGCCGCTTTTATTGTAGGGATTGTACATGTGATCTTCGGCATAGGGGGGACACATTAGGATGCTGACTGGTGCACAAACCTGGGAATTCCGCAGCAAACCAACGATCATTGGGGCGGCGACCGTGGTTGGCCCAGAAGAGGGGGACGGGCCGCTCTCTTCAAGTTTTGACTTTATCTACGATAACCTGGAGATTGATGAGAAAACTTGGGAGAAGGCGGAGCGTAAACTGCTCCAACATGCCTCTTCGCTGGCGCTTATGCATGCAGGCATCACTAAGGAGCAACTCCAGTTCTTTATTGGCGGCGATCTGATGAATCAGATTATTAGCGCGACCTTTGCTGCCCGGGATATTGCCGCCCCTTACCTCGGCGTATTCGGCGCCTGCTCAACCTCGATGGAGAGCCTTGCCATTGCGGCCATGATTGTAGATGCCGGGGGCGCCAAATATGCGATGGCCGGGACGGCCAGTCATAATTGCACAGTGGAGAAGCAGTTCCGCTATCCTACGGAATACGGTTCACAGAAGCCGGCAACAGCTCAATATACGATTACAGGCTCTGGCTGCGCCGTAGTCTCCTCATCAGGGACCGGGCCTCGCATCACACATGCGACGATTGGACGCATTCAGGATATGGGGATCAAGGATCCTTTTAATATGGGAGCCGCAATGGCTCCGGCTGCAGCCGATACGATCGTAACTCATTTTCGTGATACAGGGCGAGGCCCGGAGGACTATGATTTAATCGTAACGGGTGATCTGGCCTCAGTGGGACATGCTATCGTTAAGGATGTTCTAAGTAAGGACGGACTATCCATGGATAAGACCGAATTCAATGATTGCGGGCTGATGATCTTCGATCGGGACAGACAGAATTTTGTTATGGCTGGAGGTAGTGGCTGCGGATGCTCTGCGGTCGTTACTTATGGACATATTATGAAGAAAATGAGACAAAGAGAGCTGAATCGTGTGTTGGTCGTTGCGACGGGTGCGCTGTTATCCCCGCTATCCTATCAGCAGGGGGAGAGCATTCCATGTATCGCTCATGCGGTGGCTCTGGAAAGAGAGGCAGGTTCAGCATGATTTTTCTGTGGGCTTTTATCATTGGAGGACTGTTCTGTGTAGTTGGGCAAATCATGTTCGATGTGTTCAAACTTACTCCTGCACATACGATGAGTGCCCTTGTTGTTATCGGGGCGGTAATGGATGCATTCGGACTATATGATCCGCTTGTTAAATTCGCCGGGGCGGGAGCGTCGGTTCCGATCACAAGCTTTGGCAACTCGCTGGTTCACGGCGCACTCTCCGAGCTGCAGCGAGATGGCTGGATTGGCGTCATTACCGGGATTTTCGAGGTCACCAGCGCCGGTATTTCAGCAGCGATCATTTTCTCCTTCCTGGCAGCACTTGTCGTACGTCCAAAAGGATAAGGTAAGCGGGGATACCGGATATTAAAGAGCGAACTCTAAGCCATTCGGCGGGAGATTCGCTCTCTTTCTTTGGCTATGTTAAGTTCTAATGTTGATATTTGACTATGAAAAAACCGCCGGTATAAAAAGGCGGTTTATTGAGCTATCGTTCCCGTTTCAATTGTTTTTGCTTATATGAAATAGAACATGTTTATTTAAAGGACTATCTTTCTCAACCTTCGGGTGATGGAACATTTTAATAAAACTCATGCCGATTTTTATCATTACGTTTTTTGAAGGGGTATTAACATCGGCTGTAAAACTGTAAACATCATTAAAACCTAAATTGTTAAATCCATATTGTAAACAGGCTGCCGCACCTTCTGTTGCATACCCTTTTCCCCAAGCCTCTTTTTTTAGCCTCCATCCTATTTCAATACATGGTGTGAAATCAGATTCGAATGTTGCCCTGTGAAAGCCTATAAACCCTATAAAGTCTTTATTTTCCTTTACTTCGACAGCATAAAACCCAAAACCACATTCCTTTAATTCGGCTATAATTGATTGATAAAATCCATTTGTTTCTTCAGTAGACAAGGTTTTCGGAAAATATTTCATAACTTGTTCATCTGCATTGAGTCGACTAAATGGGACTAAATCATTTTCTTCCCAGTCACGTAATAGTAATCTTGATGTTTCTAAATAGATCATTTTACCCCTCCGAAAAGTTATTTTTGGACGTTTAATATGATCGTGTAGTTCGAACGATACTGCCCGTTAGATTAGCAAGAATAAGCAGAAAGCCGAAGTCGTATCGGTCACAGTAAACAGGCACGATTTGACCAACATATCTTTCTTATTCGATGCGGTATTCTTGTTTTCCTTTCTGTCCAAGTAACGAAACCAAGCCAAGTAATTCTGCAAATACTTTGTTGCAACAACTTCGTAAGCATCCGCTTGGGCCCGGGTGAATTCAAGATTCGATGTCGAATAAGCTCTCAGTGTTACTTCGTGTTAGATATAGAATTTATACGTTATCAGCAGAGCTGATGAAATTCTATATCGCAAGAAAACCTACCTTTGTATCGCGGTCGCTCATCCTTGAACTTACCTCGATCAGGTTTTCTTATCAAAAGCGGATTATTTGAACTACCTCTATGAACTTAAGTATACTTTGCCTAGCGATATCATGTAAAATAGGGAGATACTAGGATGTACGATGATTGGGAGGGGAACAAGCTTATGCCTGTAAATGAACCAATGATTACGGCACTATCTGCCATTCGTGATAATCTGCAGAATTGTATACTAGGCAAATCATTCGAGATCGAGCTTCTATTAACGACGCTACTAGCCGGCGGGCATGTTCTGATTGAGGATGTCCCCGGAACCGGCAAGACACAGCTGATCAAGGCTCTGAGTAAATCAATCAATGGAGAATATCGCAGAATACAGTGCAATCCTGATATTTTGCCTAGTGACATTACGGGCGTCTCCGTGTTCCATCCTCATGAGGAGCGCTTTGTGTTCCGACCAGGTCCGGTTATGACGAACATTTTGCTGGTCGACGAGATTAACCGGGCAACCACGAAGACACAATCGGCATTGTTGGAAGTGATGGAGGAGCGCAGCGTTACCGCAGACGGTGTAACCTATGATCTCCCGCATCCATTTATGCTCTGCGCTACCCAGAATCCGATCGATTTCGAAGGGACCTATCATCTTCCGGAGGCCCAGCTCGATCGCTTCATGATGAAGATTCAGATCGGTTATCCCGATGCAGAGACAGAGAAGAATATGCTGTATTCTCACCAGCAAGGCCAGCCTGTAGATCAATTGAGACCGGTGACGACCATGGAAGAGATCGGGCAAATGCAGCAGCAAATCCGCGCCGTTCATGCGAGCGATATCGTGACCGACTATCTGCTTGAGATCGTACGGCGCACGAGAGAGCATGCGGACGTCCTGCTCGGCGCTTCGCCTCGGGCCTCGATTGCTTTTCTCACTGCGGTGAAGGCATTCGCATTCCTACAAGGTCGCGATTATGTCCTGCCGGATGATATCAAAATTTTAGCTCCCTATGTCCTGGGACATCGGATTTTACTGCGGCCAGAATCCAGACTCGGCAACATGAACGGAAATCAAGTGCTCTTCCAGATCCTACGGCAGACTCAAGTGCCTGTAGCTGTGGGGAGATAACGATGCGGGTCATGATGAGTGCAGTAAAATCAGGTCTTGCTTCCCGCAATTTTTGGAAAGCGGCTTCATTATGGTTCATTTGTTTGTTGTATGTATTGTTTCAGGGCGGAAAGACGTCGTTCATGCTGTTCACAATGATCAATGTGCTGGCCCTGTATTGGTTCATTTGTAGTCTTGCGGGTGTGAAGCAGGTCAGAGCAGAGCGCAGTCTATCACTGAACGGCGAATTAGCGGGGAAGCAGGCTATTCAAGCCGGAAGCCAGGTTGAGGTGAAGCTTAGGTTACAGCTACCCACCTTCATTGTGACTCCTTATTTGGTAGTCAATGAACAGTTACAGCGGCATAACGGCGATTCCTGGAAGTATGAAGATAGCATTGTCCCGCGTGTAGGGAGCCATGCGGAGCTCGTCTACCAGACGCCGCCGCTGGAACGGGGCAAATACAGCTTTCGAGCGACGGAATGCCGCTCTAAGGATATTTTCGGCCTGCTGGAGCACGAAGGAACATTTCAGACGGAAGGGGAGTTCTATGTACTCCCCCGAACGATCTTCATCCCCCGCTGGCCATTATTTAGCCGTAACTCCCGCTATTCTGGGCCGGAGACTACGATACTACAATCGCGTCGCGAGACGACGCAAATAAACGGGGTAAGAGATTATATTTACGGAGACCGAATCTCGAGAATCCACTGGAATGCCACGGCGAAGACAGGCTCCTGGAAATCGAAGGAATTCGAGCGTGAATCGATTCCGAAGACGATGATTATATTGGACGCCCATGCCGCCAATTATGTAGATCGGGAGCGGTTTGAACTGGCTGTGTCGACGGTTGCTTCCTTACTAGAGTTTGGAGGCAGAGAGAGAATTAGCGTGGGACTGTGTATTCTTGGCCGAGAGGTTTGGGGCAGTGCCCCGACGGAGAGTCAGTTCGAGCGCCAGCAAATGCTGCATCAATTAGTAGATATTAGTCCGGAAGGTACCGGTGATTATAAGGCTCAGCTTGAACAGCGCAAGGAACTGTTCCCTGCAGGGGCGTTCTTTATTATAGTAACTCCGCTAGCAGATGAGCTTCTGTTCGATATGCTGCGCTGGGCCAAGAGAAGCCAAATGATACCATTTCATATTCATATCGGCAGCGCTAGGAATGTAGATTCACGTACACGTCCTGGATCCCTATATAACCGTCAGGAAATCGCTGGAATACAGTTATCCTCTCTAACCGATTTGCCTGTATTGTTAGGGGGTGGCTACGGTTGAAGCGTTCCGATGAACCGATTTATTGGTATCGTGTCTTTAAAATGATATGGGTTATCATACTGGGTATGCAGTGGGTTAGCTTCACAGAGCCCATCTGGTTCCAGCAGACAACCGATATTGTGACCTGGACACTGATCATAGTGGCGGCGATTGATCTTCTGCCTATAGCCTCCCTAGTGCGAAATATCGGGAAGTTGCTCTCTGTTGCTATCATTTGTCGGGTAATGCTGATCAAATATGGGATTTATATGCCGTACGGACGTCTCTTCCCCGATCAGATTTTGCAAATGCTCACGGAATTTATTCCATATATCTGGTTCGCCTTGATCACCTGGCTTGTCCTGGAGCTTATATCTAGACTACTGCTCACGCGAAAATATATTTTGCTGTTTCTGGCAGCAGATTTGATCGCTTTTGCAATCTTAGATTCTTTTACACCTTATCGATTATGGCAAAATGTAGCCTGGACGGTATTTGCCGGCCTCGGCTGGCTCGTCTGCCTTCATTTGAGGGATTACCAGTTATCTTACCCCCATGGCTGGCGCAGGCTGCAGCAGTATCCATTCGAGATTATCTTCAATATTTTGCTTATTTTCGCTGGGGTACTGTTGATCGGGACGAGCGTACCTTCCGTGTCTCCTATACTTACCGACCCTTATACGGCTTGGAAGGGGAGAAGCGGAGGACAGGGGAGCGGCGGCGAGGTACAGTCTGCTATATCAAGTGCGATTACGAACAAGGACCCAGACGCACAGGAAGTTCTCTCCGGCTACAGTCGAGATGATACCGAGCTTGGCGGAGGCTTCGAATTCAATTACAGTCCGGTGATGTCGATAGACTCGCCGCTGCGCACTTATTGGCGCGGTGAGACGAGACATATCTATACCGGAAAAGGCTGGGCTGACTTTGATAAGGAGAAGCGGGATTATAAAGTCTTTCGCGGAATGACTACCCCTGTGGGCCTGACCCATGAGCAGGCTGGAAATATTGAAATGAGGGAAGTGGAGCAGACCATTACGATGGAGTCTAACGAAGCTTATCCGGTTCTGTTCGGGGGTTACTTCATTACCAAGGTGTCTTTGCTGGACGAGGACCGTGGCGGAAATCCTAAGCTAAGCTGGGCCGCACAGGAGGGGGAACTGCGCTGGGGCGGAGGCTTCCGAGGCTCACAGCCGGACTATCCGGCTAAATATAAGGTGACATCGGAAATTCCTGTCATTCCATTGACTGAACTCCGCGGAGCCAGCTATAAGCATTTATATGAGGCTCCTATCGACGAAGCGTACTTGCAGGTTCCATCTTCATTGTCTGGGCGGGTTAAGGATTTGGCGGAAGAGATTACTGCGGATGCGGATACTCCGTACAAGAAAATGGAGCTTCTCCAGGAATATTTGCGGGTTAACTATGAGTACACGAATAAACCCGATATTTCACTGCGTCGGAGCAAGGATTTCGTGGATAGCTTCTTATTTGAAATAAAGGAAGGCTACTGCGACTATTTTTCGACCGCGATGGTCATGATGGCGCGCTCGCAAGGAATTCCGGCTCGCTGGGTGAAAGGGTATGGCCCGGGGAGCCAGCCGGATACCGAGGATATGAGGGGGAGACCGGCTCTAGTGACATCAACAGCGTACCAGGTGAACAATTCTGATTCCCATTCCTGGGCTGAATTGTACTTCGGAGAATACGGCTGGATTCCGTTTGAAGCTACGCCGGGCTTTACGGCTCCGTTGTTATATGCGGATGAGTCGCCGGAGGAAGTTGCAATGGATGAACCGGAGTCACAGGAGACTGTTCAGGACAACGCTGTTGAGGAGGAGACCTCCTGGTTATCTGCCAACACCACAGCGATACGCTATGTATCAGGGAGTATTATATTGCTTGCGCTCATCTGGCTTCTGTATCAATTACGAGAGCGTATCTATTATGGCTTCGTTCGCCTGCGCCTCGGTAGGTCGCTGACCTATGCAGATAAGATCGCTTATGGAACTTTGCGCACTGTAAAGAAGCTGCAGCGGCAAGGGTTTGAACGTCATGGACATGAGACAGTTCGCGAAGCATTCGAACGGATCAGGGAGGAGCAGCCAGAGCTCTCGGTGATTCTCGACCATTTGTTACAGAAATATGAAAGTGCTATTTACAGTCCAAATACGGCCACGAATGAGGATTGGCTCAGTGTCCAACAGCTGTGTCACAGGCTGTCCCGCATCAATCTTGACAAAAAATAAACATCCGTCACATGTTTGCATTAGACTTGTCCTTGGACGCTTGCGCCGGGGACATTTTCTTTTTTAAAATATAAGGTAGTAGGGGAAAGATTATGGTATAGTGTGTCGTATGAAACCGAGGTGAACTAATTGTTTGAGAAGTTTTTGCCTGATTTGCGGGTAGACAGTGTGTTTGACATCGATTTGGATAAGCTATATGCCGATGGGTACCGCGGGATTATTACCGATTTGGATAATACCCTCGTAGGAGCGAAGGTGCCTTCGGCGACCCCAGAGTTGACCGAGTGGTTTGAGAAGGTGAAGCAGGCTGGGTTGAAGCTGGTGATTGTGTCGAACAACAATTTTGACAGGGTGTCCGTATTCGCATCCCCTTTAAATATTGAATTCGTGCATAAGGCGAGAAAACCGTTCGGGACGCCGTTCCACAGAGCGATGCAAATAATGGGACTGGCTCCGGAGCAGACGATCGTGGTCGGGGACCAACTCATGACGGATGTATTCGGGGGGAACCGACAGGGATTATATACTGTGCTGGTGCTGCCGATTTCTATAGCCGATGAAGGTCTCGGTACTCGGATTAACCGTAGAATGGAACGCATCGTGAGACGACGTCTAGGCAAGACGGGATTATGGCTTGAGGAGGACAAGAGAAAATGACAGAAGCCCAGGTAAGAGAAGACGCTCTTCATTGCAGCGGCTGCGGAGTGAAGCTGCAGGGTGAAGATTCGTCCAAACCGGGATATATTCCGACACAAGCGCTGGAGAGAGAGCCAATCATATGCCAGCGCTGTTTTCGGATTAAGAACTATAATGAAGCATCATCCGTTACAGTAGAACAGAGCGAATTCTTAAGACTGCTCGGTCAAATCGCCGAGAAGAAGGCGCTCGTGGTTCATATCGTCGATTTATTTGATTTTCAAGGGAGCGTTATTTCCGGTCTGCAGCGGTTCATCGGCAACAATCCGGTACTGCTGGCTGTGAACAAGACCGACCTGCTGCCGAAAGTGTCGAATTGGAACAAGATCCGCAACTGGGTGCAGAAGGAAGCTAAGGATATGGGGCTGAAAATAGAGGATGTCATCCTCTGCAGCGCCAAGCAGAACAGCGGCTTTGATCGTCTTCTTGATGCTGTAGTGCGGCATCGAGGCAATCGTGACGTATATGTCGTCGGGGCGACCAATGTAGGCAAATCTACGCTGATCAATCGCCTGATCCGCGAATATAGCGACTTGGATCAGGAATTGACCGTATCCCGGTATCCTGGAACAACGCTCGACATGGTGCATATTCCGCTTGATGATGGTGGAGCGATTATTGATACGCCAGGGATTGTGTACCCTTCAAGATATAGTGAACTGGTGAGTGCGCAGGATCTTGGCATCATTATGCCAGACAAGTCGCTTAAACCTGCTGTATATCAATTGAATGAAGGTCAGACGATCTTCTTCAGCGGCTTCGGCCGTTTCGATTTCATTCAGGGGGAACGCCAATCGTTCACCTGCTTCAACAGCTCGCGGATTAAGCTGCACCGGACGAAGCTGGAGCGGGCGGATGAGTTGTTCGCAGATCATGCCGGCGAATTGCTGGCACCGCCAAGCCGCGACAATCTGGAGAAGCTGCCGGAATGGACGAGACATGAGTTCAAAATTGCCAAGGGTCAGAAGGTTGATGTCTTCATCTCTGGTCTGGGCTGGGTTAAGGTGAATAACGACATGGGAGCGGTCATCGCAGTGCATGTGCCAAAAGGGATCAAGGTCATGCTGCGGCCATCGCTGATCTAAGTCGGTGATAGGGCACCACATCCATAGTTGGATTTCACACGTCTGGTTAAATTGATTGAGGAGGGGACATCATGGAGGAGACGAATCTGATACGGGAAAATAACGGTTTGCCACTATTACTGGGCGTAATGGGCGACCCGATACTCCATTCCAAATCTCCAGCGATGCATATGGCGGCTCTACAGGCAACTGGCTTGCAGGGCTCCTATCTGCCGTTTCATGTGAAACGGGGCGATCTGCGCCATGCCATTCAGGGGATTAGGGCGCTCGGCTTCCGCGGCGTGAATGTGACTGTCCCACACAAAGTAGAGGTTATGGAATATCTTGATGAGATTGATGAAGGGGCGCGCTATATCGGCGCGGTCAATACCATTGTCAATGATGAAGGCCGGCTGAAGGGCTATAATACGGATGGGATCGGCTATATTCGCTCACTGAAG
The window above is part of the Paenibacillus lutimineralis genome. Proteins encoded here:
- a CDS encoding DUF4129 domain-containing transglutaminase family protein → MKRSDEPIYWYRVFKMIWVIILGMQWVSFTEPIWFQQTTDIVTWTLIIVAAIDLLPIASLVRNIGKLLSVAIICRVMLIKYGIYMPYGRLFPDQILQMLTEFIPYIWFALITWLVLELISRLLLTRKYILLFLAADLIAFAILDSFTPYRLWQNVAWTVFAGLGWLVCLHLRDYQLSYPHGWRRLQQYPFEIIFNILLIFAGVLLIGTSVPSVSPILTDPYTAWKGRSGGQGSGGEVQSAISSAITNKDPDAQEVLSGYSRDDTELGGGFEFNYSPVMSIDSPLRTYWRGETRHIYTGKGWADFDKEKRDYKVFRGMTTPVGLTHEQAGNIEMREVEQTITMESNEAYPVLFGGYFITKVSLLDEDRGGNPKLSWAAQEGELRWGGGFRGSQPDYPAKYKVTSEIPVIPLTELRGASYKHLYEAPIDEAYLQVPSSLSGRVKDLAEEITADADTPYKKMELLQEYLRVNYEYTNKPDISLRRSKDFVDSFLFEIKEGYCDYFSTAMVMMARSQGIPARWVKGYGPGSQPDTEDMRGRPALVTSTAYQVNNSDSHSWAELYFGEYGWIPFEATPGFTAPLLYADESPEEVAMDEPESQETVQDNAVEEETSWLSANTTAIRYVSGSIILLALIWLLYQLRERIYYGFVRLRLGRSLTYADKIAYGTLRTVKKLQRQGFERHGHETVREAFERIREEQPELSVILDHLLQKYESAIYSPNTATNEDWLSVQQLCHRLSRINLDKK
- a CDS encoding YqeG family HAD IIIA-type phosphatase — its product is MFEKFLPDLRVDSVFDIDLDKLYADGYRGIITDLDNTLVGAKVPSATPELTEWFEKVKQAGLKLVIVSNNNFDRVSVFASPLNIEFVHKARKPFGTPFHRAMQIMGLAPEQTIVVGDQLMTDVFGGNRQGLYTVLVLPISIADEGLGTRINRRMERIVRRRLGKTGLWLEEDKRK
- the yqeH gene encoding ribosome biogenesis GTPase YqeH, with translation MTEAQVREDALHCSGCGVKLQGEDSSKPGYIPTQALEREPIICQRCFRIKNYNEASSVTVEQSEFLRLLGQIAEKKALVVHIVDLFDFQGSVISGLQRFIGNNPVLLAVNKTDLLPKVSNWNKIRNWVQKEAKDMGLKIEDVILCSAKQNSGFDRLLDAVVRHRGNRDVYVVGATNVGKSTLINRLIREYSDLDQELTVSRYPGTTLDMVHIPLDDGGAIIDTPGIVYPSRYSELVSAQDLGIIMPDKSLKPAVYQLNEGQTIFFSGFGRFDFIQGERQSFTCFNSSRIKLHRTKLERADELFADHAGELLAPPSRDNLEKLPEWTRHEFKIAKGQKVDVFISGLGWVKVNNDMGAVIAVHVPKGIKVMLRPSLI